A single region of the Bacillus sp. 2205SS5-2 genome encodes:
- a CDS encoding putative polysaccharide biosynthesis protein: protein MMESKFMRGALILSTATLISKILGFIYIIPFTNLVGAEGYALYKYAYGPYTILLSISTIGLPLAVSKLVSKYNELGNYSVGLTVLRYGLILMIFSGFISFIALYSFAPFLADIITDSNDLTGNSWEDVLFVIRLVSFSLLIIPAMSIFRGYFQGSQSMGPSALSTVIEQIVRIVFILVGGYVTIHILESSVTNAVGIATFAAFVGGLAGLGVLLIVYFKRRGLIMKQRDASPDNVDIKIIPLFKELIGYSLPFVIAGLTIPIYQNIDTFTINKLFQSIGYSLNEAEIINSVIGLAQILVLVPVSLATAFGMSLIPGITTSFVSGKMEEVHNKITQTIQILLFFTLPAGMGLCLLGKPVYIMLFGLDTSPQLGGQILQWYALAAVVFALFTVTTAIMQGINKQKKVIIGIGVGIVVKISLNVLLVPDFKELAPILATYCGFSVSVLYNVYVIKKAIHFHVKPLIQSLIPMTGIVIVMSLAVLGVKYSIDILLSNEWGTNSHARISSILSIVTGILVYLGLGRNLKLVKEFKIFNRRKSAES, encoded by the coding sequence TTGATGGAGAGTAAGTTTATGAGGGGCGCACTAATATTATCAACGGCGACCCTTATATCAAAAATATTAGGATTTATTTATATAATTCCATTTACAAATTTAGTAGGTGCAGAAGGTTATGCGCTATATAAATACGCTTATGGACCCTATACCATTCTATTAAGTATTTCTACTATTGGGCTTCCCCTGGCAGTATCTAAATTGGTCTCAAAATATAATGAGCTCGGAAACTATAGTGTAGGTTTGACTGTATTGAGATATGGTCTGATATTAATGATTTTCAGTGGATTCATTTCATTTATTGCTTTGTATTCGTTTGCCCCATTTTTGGCGGATATTATTACGGATTCAAATGATTTGACTGGGAATTCATGGGAGGATGTCTTGTTTGTTATTCGTCTTGTTAGTTTTTCTTTGTTAATTATCCCAGCTATGAGTATTTTTAGAGGGTATTTTCAAGGAAGTCAGTCTATGGGTCCTTCAGCATTAAGTACAGTGATAGAGCAGATTGTTCGAATTGTCTTTATTTTAGTTGGTGGCTACGTAACGATACATATCTTAGAAAGCTCAGTTACAAATGCAGTTGGAATTGCAACCTTTGCAGCATTTGTTGGTGGACTAGCAGGTCTTGGTGTTTTACTAATTGTTTACTTTAAGCGGCGGGGCTTAATTATGAAACAGAGGGATGCTAGTCCAGATAATGTCGATATAAAAATAATTCCATTGTTTAAAGAATTGATTGGCTATTCCCTTCCATTTGTCATCGCTGGTTTAACTATACCTATCTATCAAAATATTGACACATTCACCATAAATAAATTGTTTCAATCTATTGGCTATAGTTTAAATGAAGCTGAGATAATTAATTCTGTTATTGGTTTGGCGCAAATTTTGGTTTTGGTCCCCGTATCATTGGCGACAGCATTTGGAATGTCTTTAATCCCAGGAATCACCACTTCCTTTGTTAGTGGGAAAATGGAAGAGGTACATAATAAAATCACTCAAACTATCCAAATTCTTCTATTTTTTACTTTACCTGCGGGGATGGGATTATGCCTTCTTGGAAAGCCAGTCTATATTATGTTATTTGGGTTGGATACTAGCCCTCAGCTAGGTGGCCAAATTTTACAATGGTACGCTCTCGCAGCAGTTGTTTTTGCATTATTTACGGTTACAACTGCCATAATGCAAGGAATCAACAAACAAAAGAAAGTTATCATAGGAATTGGGGTAGGGATTGTTGTGAAAATTTCATTGAACGTTTTATTAGTCCCTGATTTTAAAGAATTAGCACCTATATTAGCTACCTACTGTGGGTTTTCGGTTTCTGTCCTATATAATGTGTATGTTATTAAAAAAGCTATTCACTTTCATGTGAAACCATTGATTCAGTCATTAATTCCAATGACTGGAATAGTTATAGTGATGTCATTAGCTGTTCTGGGTGTGAAGTATAGTATTGACATCTTGTTATCAAATGAATGGGGTACTAATTCACATGCTCGAATATCCTCCATTCTATCGATTGTTACGGGGATACTTGTTTATTTAGGCTTGGGAAGGAATTTGAAGCTAGTAAAAGAATTTAAGATATTCAATAGAAGGAAATCAGCGGAGAGTTGA